Genomic segment of Nostoc commune NIES-4072:
TGTTTGATATTACTGATTTCTGCGCCGTTTGGTTGCACTGGAGATGAAAATTCAAATACTAGCTTCAGCGACACGTCAGCTTTTACATCCGGGCTACTTAGCAAAGTGTTAACAGCCCCCTGAAAACTCTGAAATCCTTTGACTGGCCCTTGGTACTCTAACCGGATAAACTGTTCATTAACAGTAATAGTTGCCGTTTGGTCGATTTGCAAGGGTAGCTTGATCAACATAGGGAAAGCCGTCATCAACTTGCGGTAGTCCATTACTTGCCCAACGGAGATTTCCAACGACTGGATACCCTGAACTTGATTATCTTGGACGCGATCGCCTAATTCATTAAACACCCTATCGAGTGTTCCCTCCAAGTCAAATTCTTCTGGTTTAGCTTTAAACAGAGATAAATCATTCCAGTCATCGCCAATTTTTTCGCTACCGTTAGGTGTGCGGGGTGTACCAGTACCGTAGGTTAAGATGCTTGCTGGGGTTTCCCTCTCCTCTACTTCGCCATTGCCGTAGTCAGCTACAATTTTGAAAGTTGTGGTTTTAGCGATCGCTGTCTCATGTTCATCACTAGGGCGAAACTCTCCTGCAACCAAATTCCCATCTTGATACAGCTTAATCGTCAAAGCCCCCGATGCTTTCCACCGTATCCGCACAGGTTTTACCGATTCTGTACTGGACAAGACTTGAGCATTCAGTTCAATTTCTCGCGGTTTTGGTGGTTCCAGAATTCCCCGGCGGTAGAGTTCCATCCGTTCAGAAAATTCTATGGAGTCGGGTAGGGTAAACTTCCCGTTATCAGTTTTAATAAACAGCTTTTCTCCCACCTTCATATCCCAGTTACCAGTCTGCAAACCTTGGCGGATGGTATCTCGGAGCTTTGAGATTTCGGCATCGACAAATATATTTAAACTCAAGTCTTTGGCGAAAGCTTCTTTTAATGCTTTAGTTGTCCAATGGTTTAACCCAGACAGCCATACCTTCTGCAAAATATAAGCAGGGGCGTAGGATGGTGCGTCATCAGCACGAATTTTCTGACAATCTTTCAGTGCTTTTAAGATGACATCTTGTTGATTATTTTTACCCTTCACATCGCTAGAATCTTGGGCAGGAAGGGTATAGTGCATCAAACCCTTGGGAGCTTTTACTGGGTCATTAGCAGGGTAAAATAAATGGCGGTAGGCATTTGTTAAAGATACTCTTACCCCTAAATCAAGAGAACCTTTTTTATCTTTGAGTTGTTTTTGCTGATTTTCTGATAAATCTTGCAAGCGATTGGGAGAATTTAGAATATTTTGAATAGCCCGAAACTCCCTAGCATTGTCAATTGCTCGTTCTAATTCTTGCCTGTTGGCAACTAAAAATAACAAACGATTTCTAAAAGTACGGAATTTACCTGATTCACCTGTTTCATTAAAAATTTTCTCCACCATTGGCGGTGGCCCTTCGGTAGTTACAGAAATAGTCGCCTCGTTAAAGTCAATTAAACACAAGGCAATACTATCCGACACATCATCCACATCTGCTGGTGATTCCGGTGCAATAACTAACGTCAGTAGTCTATTAGCAAAAATGGCATCGCGGCGACTTCGTAAATCATCCTTCGCCTCGGTAATTCCAACTTGAGCTTTTTCTTCGGCAATAATTTTATTGATTGATGGTTCTTCCTTGAAACGAGCCAGAGTTGTCATTGGATCATTTTCCAAGTACCAAGCAACTTCACTCAACCTTTCTAAGGCAGTATCAACAAAGCCAATTTCTAGCCCCGGTGTCAACAAAGATAAATTTAATTCGGCGCGACGAATACCCGCAGATATACCTTGAGTGATGGAATGCAAAAAAATAGTCCGGGCTACCCAGGTTGAAAAGGGAGGTTTACCAGCAGCTTTCCATTCTGCATCTTGTAACTGAGCGTGTGCTTCTCTACCATCTTTGTTGTAAATGTCTGCTTGGATCGTAATCCGCATCAAGGGACGTTCCAAACGGGCAGTTAAATCGCTGGTAATTTCTTCTTCAATACCAACAGGAATGTGGTGAGAATGAATTAGCGGTATCCAATTTGTTGACTGTTGACTGTTGACTGTATTTTTCCGGTTAACCGTCAACCGTGAACCGTCAACAGTTAACTGTGAACCGTCAGCATTTTGCCACAGATAACGTATAACTCCAGCAAATAACCGCAAAGCGCCTCTGGTGCGTTGGAAGTTTGGGATCGAGGCAATCTTTTTAGTCAGCAGATTAAATAATTCCGGGTGGAAGGGATAACTCTGCTCGATACTGTCGGCATAGCGTGCATCTTTGCAACCATCTGGTAAATTAATCCGACTAGCTTTATAAGTTTGTAAATATTCTTTTGAAGCATTATTGGCAGCGTTAGCTTCAATACTGGCGAATACTCGCTGCTTAACTATATTGTAAATTTCAATATCAGTGCTGGGTTTAATGATCCGCTCTTGCCTAGCAGTAGCGGAAATGGTTTCCCGGATTTCGGTGGTTTCTTCGCCAAAACTGTCAGTGGAGGAAGCCAGCGTGTAAACAAATACTAAATTATTACAAGATGCTGCTAAATCCATGAGGGCGAATAAAAAAGCAACTACCTGTCCGGCTAAGTTGCTGTTACCAACTAGAGTAGCCTTGGCTTTTCTCAGGTATGAGGCAATTTCATCGATGATAATGACTGTGGGTTGCCCTTGGATTATCCTTTCTAAAACCACTGTGCCTGGACTGACTCGCTGTTCGTCAGAACCTTTAAGCAAGCTATAACCTGCTACACCATTAATTTGATAAGCAATTTCTCCCCAAAGGGTATATGTGGTAACGCCAGTGTCCGCATGGTAAACACCGTTAACTGGATCAAGGTCTTGGCAAGCGATCGCAGCTGCTTGAATCGGTCGGTCTGGAATTAAATTTAAATCAGCAAAACGGTCTAGTCCAGGAATATGCCGTCCATGTTTGGCAATATGCCACAAAGCAATTTCATCGTGAGTTTTACCACCACCAAAGCTGGTTTCCAGTCGAATAATCGGGGAGCCGACAGCTTCCCCTACCAACCGCCCGAACACTTCCGAGATTAGGGTTTTCAAACCATCGGTGGCAAATGTATTAGCGAAAAAGGCTGTGGGGTCTTGGTAGACTTGCGGCGCTTTCCCTTCCACAACCAGTCGCAACTTGGCGGCGAATAATTCGGGGGAGAGTTCCCCTGCTAAAATTTCTTCTCTAGGAAGACACGTTTGAAATACTGGCGAAAGCATTGGTATATATCAATAGTTGTTAATTGACAGTTAACTAACAACCGCCAACAGTAGCTTGTTGTTAAATATACAAGTTATATTAAGTATAAGTTTTAAAATTCTGATTTCCATAATATTGTAAGTAACAAGAGATTTGCGATCGCCTCCGAAAAGAGCGAGTACGCCATCGCGCTTCATGTACTGCCAGGGTGCGTTCATCAAGGTTCTGTAATGTTCGTGCATCACTCATTTGAACAATGACAATTGACCAGGAGAAATATTGCCTCGTCGGAATCGATGGTAGTAAAGATGACAGCCACTACATAACGGGGCAAGATTTTCTAAGCGATTGTCAGAAGGATCAAAATTAAAGTGGTGTACCTGAAGTGTATAGACTCGGCGCTGGGATAAAGTTAGCTCTGGTGGCTTTTGTCCAGGACGCAGGCAAACGCGATTGCATCTAGTACAGCGCCAATCAAAAGATTCTTTGATAGAGGTGGCGATTTCTTTCCAATTCTGGGGATAGCGGCTGGTACTCATGAAAATACTTGAGAGAGCAACAACATGAGGTAATTCTAATCGATTAAGTACTCTTAAGGTAGTATTTGTGGCACATAATGTTTAGAGTTTTGATGAGTATAGTACAGACAGCTTTTATACCAACAATAGAATCAGGACTAAAAGTGATTGAGAAGTGGTGAGGCAGAAGGCGATCGCCTAACTATCTCCTAAGTACAAAAGAATATTTATTACGCTTTCAATAATATTAATATTTAAAGCTGCTATTTTTTTGAGCAGGAAAATTCTAGCACTTGTGAGAGAAATTAAACTGGTGTTATGCCAAAAATCAACAAGTGTGTAGGCGTATTTAAAATTAATAAAAATACTAACTTACCGAATGATATGAACCCGTATTTTCGTTAAATTCCCATCCCATACCCGATTTATCCTTCCCCTTGCACCATGCCACAAAAAGCGGTGGGTGCAGCTTATTTCGCTGCTCGCGTATAGTTTCTACACTTACACCAAGTCTTGAAGCTAAACCTTCTTCGGTTAATGGTTGGATTCGGGGAGTATGCCCTTGATAGGATGAATTGTTGTAGTACGATTTCTTGCCCCGCCCTTGTTGGTTATTGAGATGATTTTGAATTTTAATAATCGCCTCGGTAAACTGTGTCATTCGGGCTGTTATCCCCTCAATTTTTTCTTCTAAATCG
This window contains:
- a CDS encoding ATP-binding protein gives rise to the protein MLSPVFQTCLPREEILAGELSPELFAAKLRLVVEGKAPQVYQDPTAFFANTFATDGLKTLISEVFGRLVGEAVGSPIIRLETSFGGGKTHDEIALWHIAKHGRHIPGLDRFADLNLIPDRPIQAAAIACQDLDPVNGVYHADTGVTTYTLWGEIAYQINGVAGYSLLKGSDEQRVSPGTVVLERIIQGQPTVIIIDEIASYLRKAKATLVGNSNLAGQVVAFLFALMDLAASCNNLVFVYTLASSTDSFGEETTEIRETISATARQERIIKPSTDIEIYNIVKQRVFASIEANAANNASKEYLQTYKASRINLPDGCKDARYADSIEQSYPFHPELFNLLTKKIASIPNFQRTRGALRLFAGVIRYLWQNADGSQLTVDGSRLTVNRKNTVNSQQSTNWIPLIHSHHIPVGIEEEITSDLTARLERPLMRITIQADIYNKDGREAHAQLQDAEWKAAGKPPFSTWVARTIFLHSITQGISAGIRRAELNLSLLTPGLEIGFVDTALERLSEVAWYLENDPMTTLARFKEEPSINKIIAEEKAQVGITEAKDDLRSRRDAIFANRLLTLVIAPESPADVDDVSDSIALCLIDFNEATISVTTEGPPPMVEKIFNETGESGKFRTFRNRLLFLVANRQELERAIDNAREFRAIQNILNSPNRLQDLSENQQKQLKDKKGSLDLGVRVSLTNAYRHLFYPANDPVKAPKGLMHYTLPAQDSSDVKGKNNQQDVILKALKDCQKIRADDAPSYAPAYILQKVWLSGLNHWTTKALKEAFAKDLSLNIFVDAEISKLRDTIRQGLQTGNWDMKVGEKLFIKTDNGKFTLPDSIEFSERMELYRRGILEPPKPREIELNAQVLSSTESVKPVRIRWKASGALTIKLYQDGNLVAGEFRPSDEHETAIAKTTTFKIVADYGNGEVEERETPASILTYGTGTPRTPNGSEKIGDDWNDLSLFKAKPEEFDLEGTLDRVFNELGDRVQDNQVQGIQSLEISVGQVMDYRKLMTAFPMLIKLPLQIDQTATITVNEQFIRLEYQGPVKGFQSFQGAVNTLLSSPDVKADVSLKLVFEFSSPVQPNGAEISNIKQALNRNPVDRLNLTAKVTY
- a CDS encoding HNH endonuclease, whose translation is MSTSRYPQNWKEIATSIKESFDWRCTRCNRVCLRPGQKPPELTLSQRRVYTLQVHHFNFDPSDNRLENLAPLCSGCHLYYHRFRRGNISPGQLSLFK